CCGCGCCGACGACGACGGCGACCCGGTCGTGGCCTCGGCCCCGGGTGTGGTGAGGACGGCGGACGCGACCTCGGCCCGCGGGTACGGGCACCACGTGGTGGTCGACCACGGTGACGGCGAGAGCACGGTCTACGCCCACCTCGACGAGGTCCACGTGGTCGTGGGTCAGCGCGTCGACCAGGCCGCGCAGCTCGGCACGGTCGGGTCCACGGGCAACTCCACCGGCCCGCACCTGCACTACGAGCAGCGCCTCGACGGCCAGGACGTCGAGGCGTGGTTCGACGGGGCCGCCTTCGTCTACGGCTCCACCCAGCGCTCGGCCAACTGCGTCGACGTGCCACTGGCGGCGAACATGATCGGCAAGCCGGCCGCCGAGCTCGTGGTCTACCGGCGGGCGACCCGCTCGCAGTTCCTCGTCCAGCGGGCCGGGAAGGCGCCCAAGCGGATGCGCCTGGGCACGGCCACCGACGAGCCGGTGCTCGGCGACTGGGACGGCAACGGCAAGGCCAACCTGGGGGTCTGGACACCGGAGACCGGGGTCTTCACCCTCCGCGTCGGCAAGCAGTCGACCGCCCGGGTCGCGCTCGGCACCGCCTCCGACCAGCCCGTGGCTGGGGACTGGGACGGCGACGGCCGGTGGGAGGTCGGGGTCCGCAGCCCGGCCAGCGGCACCTGGCGGTTGCGCGGCGCCGACGGCTCCCTGCGCACGGTGACGCTCGGCGGCGCCGGCGACATCCCGGTCACCGGCGACTGGGACGGCGACGGGCGCACCGACCTGGGGGTCTTCGACCAGTCCACGGCGACGTTCACGCTGCGCCGCGAGGACGGGGACGGTCTCGTGTGGACCGCCCAGGTCCAGTTCGGCGACCCCGGTGACCTCCCGGTGGCTGGTGACTGGGACGGCAACGCCACCACCGAGGTGGGCGTGTGGAAGCCCGCCACGGCCACCTTCTCCGAGCGTCGCGCCGCCTCGGCCACCGCGGCCCGCGAGAGCACAGCTGCCCGGAGGTTCGGCCGGCCCCGCTGAGGTTCGAGCGGGGAGGGTCGAGCGGTGAGGCTCAGTGCGCGGCCGCGCGCCCCACGAGGTGCGGGGCCGACGAGCGAGGGTCGGTCAGCGAGAACAGGTAGCCGTCGTCGTACCGCTCGGAGCCGAAGGCGACCTTGCCGGGCAGCAGGATCGGCTTCTTGAACGCGACGTCGACGGTGACCGCCTCGGGCAGCCGATTCTCCAGGGCCGCCACGCACCGGGCCAGGCTCCACATGCCGTGCGCGATCTGCCGGGGGAAGCCCAGTGCCTTCGCGGTGACGGGGTAGAGGTGGATCGGGTTGTGGTCGCCGGAGACCGCGGCGTAGCGACGACCCAGGTCGGCGGGGAGCTTCCAGACCACGCCGTTGGACGGCGTGGTCGGGATCTCGAGGCCGGCCGGGGCGTCGGAGTCCCCCGTACCGCGCCGCAGGTAGGAGCTGGTGCTCTCCCACACCGGGGTGCCGTCGCCGTCGGTGATCGCGGTGGTGAAGTCGAAGACCCTCCCCTTGGCGTGGGGACGCGAGGGGGAGACGCTCGCCGAGACCTGCAGGGTGTCGCCGATGCTGATCTGCCGGTAGCGGGTGACGGAGTTCTCCAGGTGCACGGTGCCGATCGCCGGGGCCGGGAAGGCCGGGTCGGTCATGATCGCCATGTGCAGGCCGAAGGCCAGCATGTGCGGGTAGGTCAGCGGCACGGTGTCCTTGTGCGGGAAGCCGCAGACCTCGGCGTACGCGTGGACGTGCTCGCCGTCCACCGTCACCGGGGGGCGGTCGTAGGAGAGCCCGCCGAAGCCGTCCGCCGACGCCTTGCGTACGCCGGGCAGCGAGCCGACCACCGGGATGCTCGGCAGCGCCGCGCGCAGCAGCGCGCCGAGACCGGCAGAGCCGTCGTGGGACGTGGTGGCGGACGACGCGGTGGTCACCTCAGGCCCCCAGCATCATCTGGCCGCAGACCCGCACCACGTTGCCGTTGACGGCGGTCGAGCCGGGCGAGGCGAACCAGGCGATGGTCTCGGCGACGTCGACGGGCAG
This genomic window from Nocardioides marinus contains:
- a CDS encoding peptidoglycan DD-metalloendopeptidase family protein codes for the protein MARLRTLGAGALLGAVVLVGVPAGAWAQPVTDYDMPFPCGQEWKGTTRSSHSPSPRSIDWNRADDDGDPVVASAPGVVRTADATSARGYGHHVVVDHGDGESTVYAHLDEVHVVVGQRVDQAAQLGTVGSTGNSTGPHLHYEQRLDGQDVEAWFDGAAFVYGSTQRSANCVDVPLAANMIGKPAAELVVYRRATRSQFLVQRAGKAPKRMRLGTATDEPVLGDWDGNGKANLGVWTPETGVFTLRVGKQSTARVALGTASDQPVAGDWDGDGRWEVGVRSPASGTWRLRGADGSLRTVTLGGAGDIPVTGDWDGDGRTDLGVFDQSTATFTLRREDGDGLVWTAQVQFGDPGDLPVAGDWDGNATTEVGVWKPATATFSERRAASATAARESTAARRFGRPR
- a CDS encoding MaoC/PaaZ C-terminal domain-containing protein codes for the protein MTTASSATTSHDGSAGLGALLRAALPSIPVVGSLPGVRKASADGFGGLSYDRPPVTVDGEHVHAYAEVCGFPHKDTVPLTYPHMLAFGLHMAIMTDPAFPAPAIGTVHLENSVTRYRQISIGDTLQVSASVSPSRPHAKGRVFDFTTAITDGDGTPVWESTSSYLRRGTGDSDAPAGLEIPTTPSNGVVWKLPADLGRRYAAVSGDHNPIHLYPVTAKALGFPRQIAHGMWSLARCVAALENRLPEAVTVDVAFKKPILLPGKVAFGSERYDDGYLFSLTDPRSSAPHLVGRAAAH